The window TTGGAGGAGATTCTCCTATCAGATTCTCCCCCATCTTAGACAGCACAATGCTTAATTCACATATGCTTGCTGGCAATCAAGAGCTCTTTTCAGATATTAATGAAGGGTCTGGTATAAactcttgtttttcagtgtttgaagtGCAATGCAGTAACTCTGTTTTACcgttttcttttgaaacactCAACttgggaaatgaaaatgcagattcTAGTAGCACTGCTAATATTCTTGGGAAAACACAGTCTAGATTGCTAATATGGACCAAAAATAGTGCCTTCGATGAAAATGAACACTGTTCCAATCTTTCAACAAGAACTTGTAGTCCATGGTCACACTCAGAAGAAACACGTTCAGACAATGAGACTTTAAATATTCCATATGAAGAATCCACGCAATTTAATGCAGAAGATATTAATTATGTAGTTCCTGGAGTGTCTTCAGGTTACGTAGATGAAGAAATTCTAGACTTTTTGCCAGAAGAAACCTGCCAGCAACAAGCTAGAACTTTAGGAGAAATGCCCgctttgattttcaaaaaaaaatctaagctaGAATCTGTCTGTGGTATTCAGCtagaacagaaagcagaaagtaaagACTATGAAACTACACAGGGGTGTAGTGCAAGCAGTCCACATGGAGATGGCTACAGCTCAGGGGTTATTAAAGATATTTGGACAAATATGACAGACAGAAATTCTGCAGCAATGTTAGAAATAGAAGGAATAGAAGATGAATTGTTTTCAACTGATGTAAATAActattgctgctgtttggaTACAGAAGCAAAAGTTGAAACCCTCCAGGAGCCCAATAAAGCAGTGCAGAGATCAGAGTATCACCTTTGGGAAGGTCAAAAAGAGAATTTAGAGAAGAGAGCCTTTGTCTCAAATGATTTATCAAAAGTAGATGGTGGTGACTATACTACACCATCAAAACCTTGGGATGTTAATCAAGataaagaaaactcatttataCTTGGTGGTGTGTATGGGGAGCTGAAAACATTTAACAGTGATGGAGAATGGGCAGTGGTGCCACCTAGTCACTCAAAAGGGAGCTTATTGCAATGTGCAGCTTCTGATGTAGTGACAATTGCTGGTACAGATGTTTTTATGACTCCGGGTAATAGCTTTGCCCCTGGTCATAGGCAATTATGGAGGCCATTTGTGTCGTTTGAACAGAGTGATCAATCGAAGAGTGGAGATAATGGATTAAATAagggtttttcttttatcttccaTGAAGACTTACTGGGAGCTTGTGGTAACTTTCAAGTTGAAGAACCAGGGCTTGAATACTCATTCTCTTCCTTTGACCTGAACAATCCATTTTCTCAAGTTCTTCATGTAGAGTGTTCGTTTGAGCCAGAAGGAATTGCATCTTTCAGCCCTAGTTTTAAACCTAAGTCAATTCTGTGCTCTGATTCAGACAGTGAGGTTTTACACCCCAGGATATGCGGTGTTGATCGAACGCAATACAGGGCTATAAGGATTTCTCCAAGGACTCACTTTCGCCCGATTTCTGCATCTGAACTTTCTCCAGGTGGTGGAAGTGAGTCAGAATTTGAGTCAGAAAAAGATGAGGGAAGTATTGCTGTCCCTTCTCAAGTAGATGTGTTTGAGGATCCACAAGCAGATCTCAAACCTCTGgaagaagatgcagaaaaagaagggcATTATTATGGAAAATCAGAGCTCGAATCTGGaaaatttcttcccagattAAAAAAGTCTGGAATGGAGAAGAGTGCACAAACATCATTGGATTCCCAAGAAGAGTCTGCTGGGATGTTACCAGCAGGAAACCAAGATCCATGTTTAGAATGCAGTATGAAAGAATCCCTAGATGGGAGGGTGATGGAGAGCTCTAAAGTAAACTGCAGAATAGTGGAGCCACGGGAGGAGACTAGCAGGTTTTGCAGTTGTAAAGCAGGATGCCATTTCCCCACTTATGAAGATAATCCTGTTTCTTCAGGAGAGCTTGAAGAGGTATGTGGATGTGTAAAATTATGGAATTTGCAGCTAACAGCTGATGACCAGCAATTCATCATATGACAGTTCCATTTAAATGATT of the Numida meleagris isolate 19003 breed g44 Domestic line chromosome 4, NumMel1.0, whole genome shotgun sequence genome contains:
- the KIAA0232 gene encoding uncharacterized protein KIAA0232 homolog, coding for MKKQAAVQCLRSASDESSGIETLVEELCSKLKDLQSKQEEKIHKKLEGSLSPETDLSPTAKDQVEMYYEAFPPLSEKPVCLQEIMTVWNKSKVCSYSSSSSSSTAPPTSTDTSSPKDCNSESEVTKDRSNKVPAAVHERTQQKKSKNEKENKFSNNAVEDKPVLYKKQVRHKSEGKMRPRSWSSGSSEAGSSSSGNQGEYKASMKCIKVRHKTREVRNKKGRNGQSRLAVKSGEKADRKVHSGSSSSSSSGSIKQLCKRGKRPLKEIGRKEAGGNDGKDLYVDSRNEKEYKEEPLWYTEPITEYFVPLSRKSKLETTYRNREDICGITSEAVEELSESVHGLCISNNNIHKTYLAAGTFIDGHFVEMPAVLNEDIDLAGTSVCSQPEDDKYLDDVHLSELTHFYEVDIDQSMLDPGASDTMQGESRILNMIRQKSKEKTDFEAECCIVLDGMELQGESAIWTDSTSSVGAEGWFLQDLSNLAQFWECCSSSSSGDADGESFGGDSPIRFSPILDSTMLNSHMLAGNQELFSDINEGSGINSCFSVFEVQCSNSVLPFSFETLNLGNENADSSSTANILGKTQSRLLIWTKNSAFDENEHCSNLSTRTCSPWSHSEETRSDNETLNIPYEESTQFNAEDINYVVPGVSSGYVDEEILDFLPEETCQQQARTLGEMPALIFKKKSKLESVCGIQLEQKAESKDYETTQGCSASSPHGDGYSSGVIKDIWTNMTDRNSAAMLEIEGIEDELFSTDVNNYCCCLDTEAKVETLQEPNKAVQRSEYHLWEGQKENLEKRAFVSNDLSKVDGGDYTTPSKPWDVNQDKENSFILGGVYGELKTFNSDGEWAVVPPSHSKGSLLQCAASDVVTIAGTDVFMTPGNSFAPGHRQLWRPFVSFEQSDQSKSGDNGLNKGFSFIFHEDLLGACGNFQVEEPGLEYSFSSFDLNNPFSQVLHVECSFEPEGIASFSPSFKPKSILCSDSDSEVLHPRICGVDRTQYRAIRISPRTHFRPISASELSPGGGSESEFESEKDEGSIAVPSQVDVFEDPQADLKPLEEDAEKEGHYYGKSELESGKFLPRLKKSGMEKSAQTSLDSQEESAGMLPAGNQDPCLECSMKESLDGRVMESSKVNCRIVEPREETSRFCSCKAGCHFPTYEDNPVSSGELEERMSGSQEKQCWWEKALYSPLFPASQCEECYTNAKGENGVGEFADVKEIPNDDEHLLDFNMVSSVYEARCADDINAEAKPNGFRKKIYSSDSSSSEDTASEGGSEWADPCEEELFSRTQL